From Pseudomonas sp. LS1212, the proteins below share one genomic window:
- a CDS encoding carbohydrate ABC transporter permease, with the protein MSTMAALGRVSPTEKLQRWLPKLVLAPSMLIVLVGFYGYILWTFLLSFTNSSFMPSYKWVGLAQYARLMENDRWWVASKNLAVFGGLFIGISLVIGVVLAVLLDQRIRREGFIRTVYLYPMALSMIVTGTAWKWLLNPGLGLDKMLRDWGWEGFRLDWLVDPERVVYCLVIAAVWQSSGFVMALFLSGLRGVDQSIIRAAQVDGASLPTIYLRIVLPSLRPVFFSALMILAHIAIKSFDLVAAMTAGGPGYASDLPAMFMYSFTFSRGQMGMGSASAMLMLGAILSILVPYLYSELRGKRHA; encoded by the coding sequence ATGAGCACAATGGCTGCATTGGGCCGAGTCTCGCCCACAGAAAAGCTACAACGCTGGCTACCGAAACTGGTACTGGCACCCAGCATGCTGATCGTCCTGGTGGGTTTCTACGGTTACATCCTCTGGACCTTCCTGTTGTCGTTCACCAATTCCAGCTTCATGCCCAGCTACAAATGGGTGGGCCTGGCGCAGTACGCGCGGTTGATGGAGAACGACCGCTGGTGGGTAGCGAGCAAGAACCTCGCGGTGTTCGGTGGCCTGTTCATCGGCATCAGCCTGGTGATCGGCGTGGTCCTGGCGGTGCTGCTCGACCAGCGCATCCGCCGCGAAGGCTTTATCCGCACGGTCTACCTGTACCCGATGGCATTGTCGATGATCGTCACCGGCACCGCCTGGAAATGGCTGCTCAACCCCGGCCTGGGCTTGGACAAGATGCTGCGCGACTGGGGCTGGGAAGGCTTTCGCCTGGACTGGCTGGTGGACCCGGAGCGGGTGGTCTATTGCCTGGTCATCGCCGCGGTGTGGCAGTCGTCCGGCTTTGTCATGGCCTTGTTTCTCTCGGGGCTGCGCGGTGTCGATCAGTCGATCATTCGCGCCGCCCAGGTCGATGGCGCGAGCCTGCCGACCATCTACCTGCGCATCGTCCTGCCGAGCCTGCGCCCGGTGTTCTTCAGTGCCCTGATGATCCTCGCGCACATCGCCATCAAGAGCTTCGACCTGGTCGCAGCAATGACCGCCGGTGGCCCCGGCTACGCCTCGGACCTGCCGGCGATGTTCATGTACTCCTTCACCTTCAGCCGTGGCCAGATGGGCATGGGCTCGGCCAGTGCGATGCTGATGCTCGGCGCGATCCTGTCGATCCTGGTGCCGTACCTGTACTCGGAACTGCGGGGTAAGCGCCATGCATAA
- the hexR gene encoding DNA-binding transcriptional regulator HexR: MRNLLEQIQGRLEELNKAERKVAEVILLNPQQATRFSIAALAQAAKVSEPTVNRFCRSFGVSGYPELKLQLAQSLASGAAYVSRAVEADDDPGAYTQKIFGSAIASLDSACQQLDPNLISRAVDMLIQARQIHFFGLGASAPVALDAQHKFFRFNLAVSAHADVLMQRMLASVAHTGELFVIISYTGRTRELVEVARLARENGASVLGLTAAGSPLAKASSLSLNIPLPEDTDIYMPMTSRIIQLTVLDVLATGMTLRRGVDFQPHLRKIKESLNASRYPVDDEFN; this comes from the coding sequence GTGCGAAACCTCCTGGAGCAGATCCAGGGCCGCCTCGAAGAGCTGAACAAGGCTGAGCGCAAAGTCGCCGAAGTCATCCTGCTCAACCCTCAGCAAGCCACCCGCTTCAGCATCGCCGCCCTGGCCCAGGCAGCCAAGGTGAGCGAGCCGACCGTCAACCGCTTCTGCCGCTCGTTCGGCGTGAGCGGCTACCCCGAGCTCAAACTACAACTGGCCCAGAGCCTGGCCAGTGGCGCGGCCTACGTCAGCCGCGCGGTGGAAGCCGATGACGATCCGGGCGCCTACACCCAGAAGATCTTCGGCAGCGCCATCGCTTCACTCGACAGCGCCTGCCAGCAACTGGACCCGAACCTGATCAGCCGCGCCGTCGACATGCTGATCCAGGCACGGCAGATTCATTTCTTCGGCCTCGGTGCTTCAGCCCCGGTAGCGCTCGATGCCCAGCACAAGTTTTTCCGCTTCAACCTGGCCGTGTCGGCCCACGCCGACGTGCTGATGCAGCGGATGCTGGCGTCGGTGGCCCACACCGGCGAGCTGTTCGTGATCATTTCCTACACCGGACGCACCCGCGAGCTGGTCGAAGTGGCGCGCCTGGCGCGTGAAAACGGTGCCTCGGTACTGGGCCTTACCGCTGCCGGCTCGCCCCTGGCCAAGGCCAGCAGCCTGAGCCTGAATATTCCGCTGCCCGAAGACACCGACATCTATATGCCGATGACTTCGCGGATCATTCAGTTAACCGTACTTGATGTTTTGGCAACCGGCATGACCCTTCGTCGTGGCGTGGACTTCCAGCCACACCTGCGCAAGATCAAGGAAAGCCTCAACGCCAGCCGCTACCCGGTCGACGACGAGTTCAATTGA
- a CDS encoding ABC transporter ATP-binding protein, with protein MATLELRNVNKTYGSGLPDTLKNIELKIEPGEFLILVGPSGCGKSTLMNCIAGLESISGGAILVDDADISGMSPKDRDIAMVFQSYALYPTMSVRDNIAFGLKIRKMAPAAIEEEVARVSRLLQIEHLLGRKPGQLSGGQQQRVAMGRALARRPKIYLFDEPLSNLDAKLRVEMRTEIKLMHQRLKTTTVYVTHDQIEAMTLGDKVAVMKDGLIQQFGTPQQIYNDPANLFVASFIGSPPMNFIPLRLQRREGRLHALLDSGQARCELPLGLDEAGLEDREVILGMRPEQIVLAPTEPNGLPSIRAEVQVTEPTGPDTLVFVTLNQTKVCCRLAPDIAPQVGETLNLQFDPARVLLFDARSGERLGVVGQAQAQSRADNVAQFKGR; from the coding sequence ATGGCAACGCTTGAATTGCGCAACGTCAACAAGACCTACGGCAGTGGCTTGCCGGACACCTTGAAGAACATCGAGTTGAAGATCGAGCCCGGGGAGTTCCTGATCCTCGTGGGCCCGTCCGGGTGTGGCAAGTCGACCCTGATGAACTGCATCGCCGGGCTGGAAAGCATCAGCGGCGGGGCGATCCTGGTCGATGACGCCGACATCAGCGGCATGAGCCCCAAGGATCGCGACATCGCCATGGTGTTTCAGTCCTATGCGCTGTACCCGACCATGAGCGTGCGCGACAACATCGCCTTCGGCCTGAAAATCCGCAAGATGGCACCTGCGGCGATCGAAGAGGAAGTCGCCCGGGTTTCCAGGTTGCTGCAGATCGAACACCTGCTCGGGCGCAAGCCGGGGCAACTGTCCGGTGGCCAGCAGCAGCGGGTGGCCATGGGCCGGGCACTGGCGCGGCGACCGAAGATCTACCTGTTCGACGAGCCGCTGTCCAACCTCGACGCCAAGTTGCGGGTGGAAATGCGCACCGAAATCAAACTGATGCACCAACGCCTGAAAACCACCACGGTCTACGTGACCCACGACCAGATCGAAGCCATGACCCTGGGCGACAAGGTGGCGGTGATGAAGGACGGGCTGATCCAGCAGTTCGGTACGCCACAGCAGATCTACAACGACCCGGCCAACCTGTTCGTGGCGAGCTTCATCGGATCGCCTCCCATGAACTTCATCCCCTTGCGCCTGCAACGCCGGGAAGGACGCCTGCACGCGCTGCTCGACAGCGGCCAGGCCCGCTGCGAACTGCCTCTGGGTCTGGACGAAGCCGGGCTGGAAGACCGTGAAGTGATTCTTGGCATGCGCCCGGAGCAGATCGTCCTGGCCCCGACCGAGCCCAACGGCCTGCCGAGCATTCGTGCCGAGGTGCAGGTCACCGAACCGACCGGGCCGGACACCCTGGTGTTCGTCACCCTCAACCAGACCAAGGTCTGCTGCCGCCTGGCGCCGGACATCGCGCCCCAGGTGGGCGAGACCCTGAACCTGCAATTCGACCCGGCCAGGGTGCTGCTGTTCGATGCCCGGAGCGGTGAGCGCCTGGGCGTCGTCGGCCAGGCGCAGGCCCAGTCGCGCGCCGACAACGTCGCGCAGTTCAAGGGCCGTTGA
- a CDS encoding carbohydrate ABC transporter permease: MHNQLAKPTLNFSRIAIYATLLLACAVYLIPLIVMLLTSFKSPEDIRTGNLLSWPQVITGIGWIKAWDTVGGFFWNSVKITLPAVFISTLLGALNGYVLTMWRFRGSQLFFGLLLFGCFLPFQTVLLPASFTLGKLGLASTTTGLVIVHIVYGLAFTTLFFRNYFMSVPDALVRAARLDGAGFFTIFTRILLPMSIPIIMVCLIWQFTQIWNDFLFGVVFASGDAQPITVALNNLVNTSTGVKEYNVDMAAAMIAGLPTLLVYVLAGKYFLRGLTAGAVKG; this comes from the coding sequence ATGCATAATCAATTGGCCAAGCCGACCCTCAACTTCAGCCGCATCGCCATCTACGCGACCCTGCTGCTGGCCTGCGCGGTGTACCTGATCCCGTTGATCGTGATGCTGCTGACCAGCTTCAAGTCGCCCGAGGACATCCGCACCGGCAACCTCCTGAGCTGGCCGCAAGTGATCACCGGCATCGGCTGGATCAAGGCCTGGGACACGGTCGGCGGCTTTTTCTGGAACTCGGTGAAGATCACCCTGCCGGCGGTGTTCATCTCGACCCTGCTCGGCGCACTCAATGGCTACGTGCTGACGATGTGGCGCTTTCGCGGCTCGCAGCTGTTCTTCGGGCTGCTGTTGTTCGGCTGCTTTCTGCCGTTCCAGACCGTGCTGCTGCCGGCGTCCTTCACTCTCGGCAAGCTGGGCCTGGCCAGCACCACCACGGGGTTGGTGATCGTCCATATCGTCTATGGCCTGGCCTTCACCACGCTGTTCTTCCGCAACTACTTCATGAGCGTGCCCGATGCCCTGGTGCGGGCGGCGCGGCTCGATGGCGCGGGCTTTTTCACCATCTTCACGAGGATCCTGCTGCCCATGTCGATCCCGATCATCATGGTCTGCCTGATCTGGCAGTTCACGCAGATCTGGAACGACTTTCTCTTCGGCGTGGTCTTCGCCAGCGGCGATGCCCAGCCGATCACCGTGGCCCTGAACAACCTGGTCAACACCAGCACCGGGGTCAAGGAATACAACGTCGACATGGCGGCGGCGATGATCGCCGGGTTACCGACCTTGTTGGTTTATGTACTGGCTGGCAAATATTTCTTGCGTGGGCTCACTGCCGGCGCGGTCAAGGGGTAA
- the zwf gene encoding glucose-6-phosphate dehydrogenase: protein MPSITVEPCTFALFGALGDLALRKLFPALYQLDRADLLHADTRILALAREPGDEAQHLAAIEEQLRVYVAAAQIEEVPLKRFLARLSYLHVDFLEAGDYVALAERVGTSEQLIAYFATPASVYGAICENLAKVGLTERTRAVLEKPIGHDLASSRRVNDAVARFFPENRVYRIDHYLGKETVQNLIALRFANSLFETQWNQNYISHVEITVAEKVGIEGRWGYFDQAGQLRDMIQNHLLQLLCLIAMDPPSDLSADSIRDEKVKVLKALAPISAEGLTTQVVRGQYIAGYSEGKPVPGYLEEENSNTQSDTETFVALRADIRNWRWAGVPFYLRTGKRMPQKLSQIVIHFKEPPHYIFAPEQRLQISNKLIIRLQPDEGISLRVMTKEQGLDKGMQLRSGPLQLNFSDTYRSARIPDAYERLLLEVMRGNQNLFVRKDEIEYAWKWCDQLIAGWKKSGDAPKPYAAGSWGPMSSIALITRDGRSWYGDI from the coding sequence ATGCCATCGATAACCGTCGAACCCTGCACCTTTGCCCTGTTTGGCGCCTTGGGTGACCTGGCGCTGCGAAAGCTGTTCCCAGCCTTGTATCAACTCGATCGAGCCGATCTGTTGCACGCCGATACGCGCATCCTGGCGCTGGCCCGCGAGCCTGGCGATGAGGCGCAGCACCTGGCCGCCATCGAAGAACAGCTGCGGGTGTATGTAGCGGCGGCGCAAATCGAGGAGGTGCCGCTCAAGCGCTTTCTGGCCCGTTTGAGCTACCTGCATGTGGACTTTCTCGAGGCGGGCGATTACGTCGCCCTGGCCGAGCGGGTCGGTACCAGCGAACAATTGATTGCCTACTTCGCCACGCCGGCGTCGGTCTACGGGGCGATCTGCGAGAACCTGGCCAAGGTCGGCCTGACCGAGCGCACCCGGGCAGTGCTGGAAAAACCGATTGGCCATGACCTGGCCTCTTCGCGCCGGGTCAATGATGCCGTGGCGCGGTTTTTCCCGGAGAATCGTGTCTACCGGATCGACCATTACCTGGGCAAGGAAACGGTCCAGAACCTGATCGCCCTGCGGTTTGCCAACAGCCTGTTCGAAACCCAATGGAACCAGAACTACATCTCCCATGTGGAAATCACGGTGGCCGAGAAGGTAGGTATCGAAGGGCGCTGGGGTTACTTCGATCAGGCCGGGCAACTGCGCGACATGATCCAGAACCACTTGTTGCAGCTGCTGTGCCTGATCGCCATGGACCCGCCGAGCGACCTCTCCGCCGACAGTATTCGCGACGAGAAGGTCAAGGTGCTCAAGGCGCTGGCGCCGATCAGCGCCGAGGGCCTGACCACCCAGGTGGTGCGCGGCCAGTACATCGCCGGTTACAGCGAAGGCAAGCCGGTGCCGGGCTACCTGGAGGAAGAAAACTCCAACACCCAGAGCGACACCGAGACATTCGTTGCCCTGCGTGCCGACATCCGCAACTGGCGCTGGGCCGGGGTGCCGTTCTACCTGCGCACCGGCAAACGCATGCCGCAGAAGCTGTCGCAGATCGTCATCCATTTCAAGGAACCGCCGCACTACATCTTCGCCCCCGAGCAGCGCCTGCAGATCAGTAACAAGCTGATCATCCGCCTGCAGCCGGACGAAGGTATTTCCCTGCGGGTGATGACCAAGGAGCAGGGCCTGGACAAGGGCATGCAACTGCGCAGCGGCCCGCTGCAGCTGAATTTTTCCGACACCTATCGCAGTGCGCGGATTCCCGATGCCTACGAGCGGTTGTTGCTGGAAGTGATGCGTGGCAATCAGAACCTGTTTGTGCGCAAGGATGAAATCGAATATGCGTGGAAGTGGTGCGATCAGTTGATCGCCGGCTGGAAGAAGTCCGGTGATGCACCCAAGCCGTATGCGGCGGGTTCCTGGGGGCCGATGAGCTCGATTGCACTGATTACCCGCGATGGGAGGTCTTGGTATGGCGATATCTGA
- a CDS encoding D-hexose-6-phosphate mutarotase: MQEHPLQRFFKSLRTRPTFEWERYQQRDVLIIDHPQCQAAFSRQGAQLLHFQPRGQKPWLWCAAQWPQAGAIRGGVPVCWPWYGRHPSEGMWPAHGWARLVDWKLLESRDDEQGVSLHWRLQLCEWQVDLHARLGETMELHLTTEHQDTQPCQLSHALLAYWRISSVAEIALSGLENAEGYDQLNRRACRQEGDLKVSGGCQRVFQHAGSLQLQDRAWQRQLSIDTGDSQDTVVWHPGSRPLMGVSGSESLGFVCIEAASGSSDSLSLAPGEQAHLKLQAQLLN; this comes from the coding sequence ATGCAAGAGCACCCCCTCCAGCGCTTCTTCAAATCGCTGCGGACCCGACCGACCTTCGAGTGGGAGCGCTACCAGCAGCGCGACGTGCTGATCATCGATCATCCGCAATGCCAGGCTGCGTTCAGCCGCCAGGGCGCGCAGTTGTTGCACTTTCAGCCGCGTGGCCAGAAGCCGTGGCTGTGGTGTGCGGCGCAATGGCCACAGGCAGGAGCGATTCGCGGTGGAGTGCCGGTGTGCTGGCCCTGGTACGGGCGCCATCCGAGCGAAGGCATGTGGCCGGCCCACGGCTGGGCGCGGCTGGTCGACTGGAAGCTGCTTGAAAGCCGTGACGACGAGCAGGGTGTCAGCCTGCACTGGCGTTTGCAGTTATGCGAATGGCAGGTCGACCTGCATGCCCGGCTGGGCGAAACCATGGAGTTGCACCTGACCACCGAGCACCAGGACACCCAGCCTTGCCAGTTGAGTCATGCTCTGTTGGCCTACTGGCGTATTAGCAGCGTCGCTGAGATAGCGCTGTCTGGGCTAGAAAACGCGGAGGGTTATGACCAGTTGAACCGCCGCGCTTGCCGGCAGGAGGGCGATTTGAAGGTCAGTGGCGGTTGCCAGCGCGTGTTCCAGCACGCTGGCTCATTGCAACTGCAGGACCGAGCCTGGCAACGGCAGTTGAGCATCGATACCGGCGACAGTCAGGACACTGTCGTCTGGCACCCCGGCAGCCGGCCGTTGATGGGCGTCAGTGGCAGCGAAAGCCTGGGCTTTGTCTGCATCGAAGCGGCCAGCGGCAGCAGTGACAGCCTGAGCCTGGCGCCTGGCGAGCAGGCGCACCTGAAGCTTCAGGCGCAGTTGCTCAATTGA
- a CDS encoding carbohydrate porin, producing MIGQLTALAALGLAGSVQAAGAFDPESKWMTGDWDGTRTELLEKGYDFTLEYVGEVAGNLKGGYNDDKTARYSDQFALGVKLDLEKILGWNDAEARLTITERSGRNLSNDRISDPRAGHLSSVQEVWGRGQTWRLTQMWVKQKYFDGALDVKVGRFGEGEDFNSFPCDFQNLAFCGSQVGNWVGDIWYNWPVSQWALRVKYNITPEFFAQIGVYEQNPSYLETGNAFKLSGSGTEGMILPVELVWSPQVNALPGEYRVGYYYSTAKADDVYEGADGQPQPLTPGGEFRSHSSKHGWWVVAQQQVTSHNGDVSRGLNVFANLTVHDKDTNTVDNYQQVGVVYKGPFDARPKDDIGFGVARIHVNDDVKKRAQLVNDLNGIDDYDNPAFLPIRETEYNAELYYGVHVTNWLTVRPNLQYVKHPGAVDEVDDAIVAGVKIQSVF from the coding sequence ATGATCGGCCAGCTGACAGCGCTCGCTGCGCTGGGCTTGGCGGGCAGCGTGCAGGCTGCCGGCGCATTCGACCCCGAGTCGAAATGGATGACGGGCGATTGGGATGGCACTCGCACCGAGTTGCTCGAAAAGGGCTATGACTTCACCCTGGAATATGTCGGCGAAGTGGCGGGCAACCTCAAGGGGGGCTACAACGACGACAAGACGGCGCGCTACAGCGATCAGTTCGCCCTGGGTGTGAAGCTGGACCTGGAAAAGATCCTGGGCTGGAACGATGCCGAGGCCCGGTTGACGATCACCGAGCGCAGCGGTCGTAACCTGTCCAACGACCGCATCAGCGATCCACGGGCCGGGCATCTCAGTTCGGTGCAGGAAGTCTGGGGGCGCGGCCAGACCTGGCGTCTGACGCAAATGTGGGTCAAGCAGAAATACTTCGACGGCGCGCTGGACGTGAAAGTCGGGCGCTTCGGCGAGGGCGAGGACTTCAACAGCTTTCCCTGCGACTTCCAGAACCTGGCGTTCTGCGGTTCGCAGGTGGGCAACTGGGTCGGTGACATCTGGTACAACTGGCCGGTCAGCCAGTGGGCCTTGCGGGTGAAATACAACATCACGCCGGAGTTTTTCGCTCAGATCGGTGTGTACGAACAGAACCCGTCGTACCTGGAAACCGGCAACGCCTTCAAGCTCAGCGGCAGCGGTACCGAGGGCATGATACTGCCGGTGGAGCTGGTCTGGTCGCCGCAGGTCAATGCGCTGCCTGGCGAGTACCGTGTCGGTTACTACTACAGCACGGCCAAGGCCGATGATGTTTATGAAGGCGCCGACGGTCAGCCGCAACCGCTCACCCCGGGCGGCGAGTTCCGCTCCCACAGCAGCAAGCACGGTTGGTGGGTGGTGGCGCAACAGCAGGTCACTTCGCACAACGGCGACGTCAGTCGTGGCTTGAACGTGTTCGCCAACCTGACGGTGCACGACAAGGACACCAACACGGTCGACAATTACCAGCAGGTCGGTGTGGTCTACAAAGGCCCGTTCGATGCACGGCCCAAGGACGATATCGGGTTCGGCGTGGCCCGCATCCATGTCAATGACGACGTGAAAAAGCGTGCACAGCTGGTCAACGACCTCAACGGCATCGATGACTATGACAACCCGGCATTCCTGCCCATCCGGGAAACCGAATACAACGCCGAGCTGTATTACGGCGTGCACGTGACCAACTGGCTGACGGTGCGACCGAACCTGCAGTACGTCAAGCATCCGGGGGCGGTGGACGAGGTCGATGATGCAATCGTCGCTGGGGTGAAGATTCAATCGGTGTTCTGA
- a CDS encoding ATP-binding protein, whose product MLSPNTERRWRLPVPRSLLGRMLFLTLLVVLLAQALSSVIWLSQLRATELEGLVTSARSLAHSMTASVSYFRSLPLAYRPLVLDQLRSMGGTRFVVSLNDKPLDMQVLPSTPRKAAVLKAVDEVLRERLGEQVDISVQFVSPQDLRIFNSGLKLDELPRSWAHYALTLEPVNPPILVTQIRLAEGEWLYIASLLPEPYTSLEEEGLPAQQVWFIVLTSSFLLLFIGLLVHWQSRPLKRLAMAAREMSLGAEVEPVAEGGGIEVEEVGRAFNAMRERISRYLTERSQLFSAISHDLRTPITRLRLRVELLEDEALQARFGRDLDELELLVKGALQCVKDTDIHENIEKVDLDHVLHCLVEPYLAPNGNGRVTVEGNAVRPYPGKPLALKRCIGNLIDNALKYGHKAHLFIEDDDRAFVLHVDDEGPGVPEQRLEQVFEPHFRLAGQQQGYGLGLGIARNIAHSHGGEVTLQNLRGGGLRVTLTLPRTD is encoded by the coding sequence ATGTTGTCGCCAAACACTGAGCGGCGCTGGCGCCTGCCAGTACCGCGCTCGTTGCTGGGGCGCATGCTGTTTCTGACGCTGCTGGTGGTGCTGCTGGCCCAGGCGCTGTCCAGCGTGATCTGGCTGTCGCAACTGCGCGCCACCGAGCTCGAAGGCCTGGTGACCAGTGCCCGCAGCCTGGCGCATTCGATGACCGCCAGCGTCAGCTACTTTCGCTCCCTGCCGCTGGCCTACCGGCCGCTGGTGCTCGACCAGTTGCGCAGTATGGGCGGCACCCGTTTCGTGGTCTCGCTCAACGACAAGCCGCTGGACATGCAAGTGCTGCCATCGACGCCGCGCAAGGCGGCGGTGCTCAAGGCCGTCGATGAAGTACTGCGCGAGCGCCTGGGCGAGCAGGTCGATATTTCGGTGCAGTTCGTCAGCCCGCAGGACCTGCGCATTTTCAACAGTGGCCTGAAGCTCGATGAGCTGCCGCGCTCCTGGGCCCACTATGCCTTGACCCTGGAGCCGGTCAACCCGCCGATACTGGTCACCCAGATTCGCCTGGCAGAGGGCGAATGGCTGTACATCGCCTCGCTGTTGCCCGAGCCCTACACCAGCCTCGAAGAGGAGGGCCTGCCGGCGCAGCAGGTCTGGTTCATTGTCCTCACCAGCTCGTTCCTGTTGTTGTTTATCGGCTTGCTGGTGCACTGGCAAAGTCGCCCGCTCAAGCGCCTGGCTATGGCGGCGCGGGAGATGTCACTGGGTGCGGAGGTCGAGCCGGTGGCCGAAGGCGGCGGCATCGAGGTGGAAGAGGTGGGGCGGGCCTTCAATGCCATGCGCGAGCGGATCAGCCGTTACCTGACCGAGCGTAGCCAGTTGTTCAGCGCCATCTCCCACGACCTGCGCACGCCGATTACCCGGCTGCGTCTGCGCGTCGAGCTGCTCGAGGATGAAGCGCTGCAAGCCAGGTTCGGTCGTGACCTCGATGAGCTGGAACTGCTGGTCAAGGGCGCCCTGCAGTGTGTGAAAGACACTGACATTCACGAGAACATCGAGAAGGTCGATCTCGACCATGTCCTGCATTGCCTGGTCGAGCCTTACCTGGCGCCAAACGGCAACGGTCGGGTGACGGTCGAAGGTAATGCCGTGCGGCCTTATCCGGGCAAGCCGCTGGCGCTCAAGCGTTGTATCGGCAACCTGATCGATAACGCATTGAAGTATGGGCATAAAGCGCACCTGTTCATCGAGGATGATGACCGGGCCTTTGTCCTGCATGTCGACGACGAAGGGCCGGGGGTTCCGGAGCAGCGGCTGGAGCAGGTCTTCGAGCCGCATTTTCGTCTGGCCGGGCAGCAGCAGGGGTATGGGTTGGGGTTGGGGATTGCGCGCAATATTGCCCATAGTCATGGGGGTGAAGTCACCTTGCAGAATCTGCGTGGGGGCGGATTGCGGGTGACGCTGACATTGCCGCGTACGGACTAG
- a CDS encoding ABC transporter substrate-binding protein → MNAINRFAAVISLASLLPLNALADDAKGTVEVLHWWTSGGEAKAVETLKQQVQKDGFTWKDNAVAGGGGAAAMTVLKTRAISGNPPAAAQIKGPDIQEWGALGLLTNLDDVAAANNWDALLPKKVAEIMKYDDHYVAVPVNIHRVNWLWINPEVFARAGAKVPTTLDELFAAAEKLKAAGFIPLAHGGQPWQDSTVFEDLALSILGPKGFHAAFVELDKPTLTGDKMVEVFKALQKLGTYMDANRAGRDWNIAAAEVINGKAGMQIMGDWAKSEWTAAGKVAGKDYQCVPFPGTQGSFTYNIDSLAMFKLKNENDIKAQNDLAKVALEPQFQTVFNQNKGSLPVRQDMDMSQFDACTQKSAVDFKEAEKGDGLQPSMAHNMATTLAVQGAIFDVVTNFLNNPSADPAKATAQLMSAIKSAK, encoded by the coding sequence ATGAATGCGATCAATCGCTTCGCCGCTGTCATTTCCCTCGCCTCGTTGTTGCCCCTGAACGCCCTTGCTGACGATGCAAAAGGCACGGTCGAAGTGCTGCACTGGTGGACCTCCGGCGGTGAAGCCAAGGCGGTCGAAACCCTCAAGCAACAAGTCCAGAAAGACGGTTTTACCTGGAAGGACAACGCCGTGGCCGGTGGCGGCGGCGCCGCAGCCATGACCGTCCTCAAGACCCGCGCCATTTCCGGCAACCCGCCTGCCGCTGCCCAGATCAAGGGCCCGGACATCCAGGAGTGGGGCGCGCTGGGCCTGCTGACCAACCTCGATGACGTCGCAGCGGCGAACAACTGGGATGCGCTGCTGCCGAAAAAAGTCGCCGAGATCATGAAGTACGACGACCATTACGTCGCCGTGCCGGTGAACATCCACCGGGTCAACTGGCTGTGGATCAACCCCGAGGTCTTCGCCAGGGCCGGGGCCAAGGTGCCGACCACCCTCGACGAGCTCTTTGCCGCAGCGGAAAAGCTCAAGGCCGCCGGCTTCATCCCGCTGGCCCACGGTGGCCAGCCGTGGCAGGACAGCACCGTGTTCGAAGACCTGGCGTTGAGCATCCTCGGCCCGAAAGGTTTCCATGCCGCCTTCGTCGAGCTGGATAAGCCGACCCTGACCGGTGACAAGATGGTCGAAGTCTTCAAGGCCCTGCAAAAGCTCGGCACTTACATGGATGCCAATCGCGCTGGCCGCGACTGGAATATCGCCGCCGCCGAAGTCATCAATGGCAAGGCCGGCATGCAAATCATGGGCGACTGGGCCAAGAGTGAATGGACGGCCGCGGGCAAGGTCGCGGGCAAGGACTACCAATGCGTGCCGTTCCCCGGTACCCAGGGCAGCTTCACCTACAACATCGATTCGCTGGCGATGTTCAAGCTCAAGAACGAGAACGACATCAAGGCCCAGAACGACCTGGCCAAGGTCGCGCTGGAGCCGCAGTTCCAGACCGTGTTCAACCAGAACAAGGGCTCCCTGCCGGTGCGCCAGGACATGGACATGAGCCAGTTCGACGCCTGCACGCAAAAGTCGGCGGTGGACTTCAAGGAAGCCGAGAAGGGTGACGGCCTGCAACCGAGCATGGCCCACAACATGGCGACGACCCTGGCGGTACAGGGGGCGATCTTCGACGTGGTCACCAACTTCCTGAACAACCCGAGTGCGGACCCGGCCAAGGCTACCGCGCAATTGATGTCGGCGATCAAGTCGGCCAAGTAG